GGGCGCGACCGGTGTGGATATCGCGGAACGCACGGTTGATCGGGTGGCTGCGGAAGATTGTCGACGCGCCGCTGTTGAACATCAGCTCCCCGACGGCCTTGGCGCACTTGTCGGCCACCAGCGCCGAGTCGTAACGCATCTTCACCCGCTCGGGCATGCTCAACGGCTGATCCTTCTGGGCCCGCTCCAGCATCAGGGCGAAGTTGCGATGCAGCACCGTCTTGCACTCGTCGACACACACCATGGCACTGGCCAGCGCCGCTTGCGCGGCCGGGTCCTGGACCATCTTGCGTCCGTCGTTGACCCCGACTCGCGCACGGTTGTGCTCGACGAACTGATCCACCGCACCCTGCAGGGCGCCGATGGCGGAAGACGACACGGCACGCACGAAGATCTGCCCGAATGGCAGGCGGAACAACGGTGCAGTGTTCACCGCATTACCCGGACTGTTCTGCATGAAACCGTCGAGCGCGCGATGGGTGCGGTACTCGGGCACGAAGGCGTTCTCCACCACAATGTCGTGGGAACCGGTGGCTTCCAGACCCATGACGTTCCAGTTATCGACAATCCGGTAATCGGCACGCGGCACCAGGAAGGTCCGATAATCCGGCGCACCACCGGCCTCTTCCGGCGGCACCAGCGCACCAAGGAACACCCATTCGCAATGCTTGCTGCCGGAAGAAAAACCCCAGCGCCCGCTCAATTTGAACCCGCCCTCGACCCGCTCGACCTTGCCCACCGGCATGTAGGACGAGGAGATCAACACGCTGGAGTCATCACCCCAGACATCCTGCGCGGCGCGGTCATCGAACAGTGCCAGTTGCCAGTTATGAATCGCCACCACTCCCAGCACCCAGGCCGACGACATGCAGCCTTCGGCCAGGGTCATCTGCACATCGAAAAAATCCTTGGGCTCCAGCTCATAACCCTCCCAGCGCGAGGGCTGGAGAATGCGGAAAAAGCCGGCGTCGTGGAAATCCTTCAAGGTCTCTTCAGGCAACACACCGGCCTGCGCGGCACTCAATGCGCGTTCACGCAGGATCGGCACCAACTCACGGGCACGTTGGCTCAGACGCTGGCGAATCAGGTCTTGGTTGAGCATTGTTATTGTCCTCCTTTGTCCACCCCGTCCGCCGGGGCGCGCGTGCAGCGGGGCGGATGTAGCGCCCCTACCCTGGCATTCAAACAACGCGCGATCGGGTGGGCATCCCTCAAACGGACCATGCGCACGGTGGCAGCCTGGCGGCCGGCGCTTTTTTTGATTGGGTACATATCCGTTTCTTGGGTGATGGCTGCTTATGGTTCCGCCCTTACGGCGGGTTACTTTGAAGAGCGCAAAGTAACCAAACGCTTGATCCCCTGACGTACGGTGCCTCGCCCAGGCTCGGCATTCCCTCGCTTCGGTATTCCGACGGGGCAGATCAAAATCAAGATCAAAAGCCAAAGCAGATCGCGGTCCCCTGTAGGAGCGAGCCTGCTCGCGATGAACGACGGGACACCGCGGGGTTTCAGGAAGCCAGCGTTATCGTTGACGACCATCGCGAGCAGGCTCGCTCCTACAGGGGGATAGAGGTACATCTGGAAGACATTGGTCGGCTGTCAGGCCGCCATCGCGGGCAAGCCTTGCTCCTACAGGGGAAGGCGTGCACCCGCCCCGCTCCGCCCCTCACCACTCAACAGGCCGAGCGTTAGCTCGCCTGCAAGCTTTTGATCTTGATCCACCCGCCCCTTCGGCAGGCTGAGTGGAGGCGTTTATCCGGGGGTAGGCGCGTAGCGCCGTGCGGCGCAGCCGCACACATCGAGAGGAGGTGCAGCGCAGCAAACCGGAGGCGATGCCCCCGGATGAATGCCGGAGCGAAGGGATCCCGAGCCTCAGCGAGGGACCGGACGCCGGGGCGAGCGTTTTTTTGCTTACTTTTTTGAGGCGTTTGTCAAAAAAGTGAGTCGCCGTAAGGGCGAAACCATAAGTCGCCGTTACCGAAGAAATGGATATACACACCACCCAACCCCAGCCTGGTCGGCCCAGAGGCCGCCAAGGCCCAGCGACCAACTAGTCCCCTCGGACGATGCCCCTGATGTACACCAGCGCAAGAATTCATCAAACCCCAAAGCCCAACCAAAAGGCCCAGCGCGATGAACGACATCAACCTCAAAGCCGACATGCTCCAGGCCATGCGTCGCCTGGCCAAGTCAGTCACCATCATCAGCACCAGCAACGGCTCCGAACGTTTCGCCATGGCCGCCACGGCCGTCGACTCGCTGAGCACCGAACCACCGTCGCTGCTGATCTGCGTCAACAAGACCGCCTCGCCCCACGCCGCCCTGGCCACCGGCGCGGACTTCTGCGTGAACATCCTCGGTGTCGAACAACAGGACCTGGCGCACCTGTGCAGCGGCGCGATCAAGGGCGAGGCCCGTTTCGACCGGGGCAACTGGCTGACCAGCCCCGGCGGTATTCCGTACCTGGGTGACGCGCAGTCGGCGATCCTCTGCCGCCAGGACGGCCACTTCAGCTACGGCACCCACACCGTGTTCATCGGGCGCATCCTGCAGATTCATACCAGCGAGCAAATCACCCCGCTGGTCTACCTCGACGGCAACTACACCACCACCGCCAAGCCCACCCCCTCCTTCGCTGTCGCCGGCTGAGGTCCGGGCATGAAGGGCGTGACAGGGTTGACGGCGTTGCGAGTGACCAACGCCGACCAAGTGAGCTGGAATGATCGCTGCGATCTGCTGATTGTCGGCTTCGGCGGCGCCGGCGCCTGTGCCGCCATCGAAGCGAACAGTCGCGGGCTGGCAGTGCTGGCCGTCGATCGTTTCGAGGGCGGCGGCGCCACGGCACTCAGTGGTGGCGTGGTGTATGCCGGCGGTGGCACGCCCTATCAGCGTCAGGCCGGCTATGAAGACACCAGCCAAGCCATGTTCGACTACCTGCGCCAGGAAGTCGGCGACGCCGTCAGCCCCGAAACCCTCAAGGATTTCTGCGCAGGCAGCACCGAACAGCTGGCCTGGCTGGAGCGTCAGGGCGCAGCCTTCGAAGCCAGCGTGCCACCGCATAAAACATCGTACCCGAGCGACCAGTACTACCTCTACTACTCCGGCAACGAAGCCGTGCCCGCCTATGCCGCCCATGCCAAACCGGCACCGCGCGGCCACCGCACCAAGGGCTCGGGCATGTCCGGGGCCAGCCTGTTCGCCGCGCTCAAGGGCAGCGCCCTGCGACAGGGCGCCCGCCTGCGCAGCCAGTGCGAAGTGCGACGGCTGGTGCTCGATCTCAATGACCGGGTCATCGGCGTCGAAGCCTGGCAATTGCCAGCGGGCAGCGCCGCCGCGAAGCAGCACGCACGCCTGTCACGCTGGGCCAGCGCCATTCATATGTACGCGCCGGCCCTGGCCGACCGCTTGCGCGCCCGTCAGCTACGTATCGAACAGCACAGCGCCGAACGCCTGCTGATCCGCGCCGAACAGGCCGTGCTGCTGAGCAGCGGCGGTTTCATTTTCAATCGTGAGTTGGTGCGCCAACACGCACCGCAATACCTCGCCGGCTTGCCGCTGGGCGCCACCGGTTGCAACGGCAGCGGCATCGCCCTCGGCCAAAGCGCCGGTGGTGGCGTGGCGCGCATGGACAAGATCAGTGCCTGGCGCTTCATCAACCCGCCACTGGCCTGGGCCCGAGGGTTGATCGTCAATGCCCGGGGCGAGCGTTACGCCAACGAAGAAATCTACGGTGCGACCCTCGGCCACGCCATGGTCGAGGAACAGAACGGCCGCGCCATCCTGATTCTCAATCGGGCGCTGGTTAAAGAAGCACTCCGTCAGGTCGGCCCGGGCAAAGTCTGGAATTTCCAACGCCTGCCGGTGTTGCTCAATCTGCTGTTCAACGCCAAACGCAGTAGCAGCCTTGCCGGCCTGGCCAAGCGCTGCAATCTGCCGCCCGAGCTGCTGCGCCAGAGCGTCGAGCGCTACAGCCGCGCGGCCCGGGGCGAAGTCGCCGATGAATTCGGCAAATCCGCAGCCATGCTCGCCAACCTCGAACAAGGTCCGTGGTACGCCCTCGACCTGTCCTTCGCCAGCAAGCTGTTTCCCTGCCCGGTCATCACCCTGGGCGGGCTGAAAGTCTGCGAGGGCAGCGGCCGGGTACTCGATCACGCCGGCCAGCCCATTGCCGGCCTGTACAGCGCCGGACGCAACGCCGTCGGGGTCGCTTCCAACCTGTATGTCTCCGGCCTGTCGCTGGCCGACTGCATCTATTCCGGTCGCCGGGCTGCGGCCCACGTGGCCAATCAAGCCGCACTTCAAACCACACGCTCAGGAGAACAACAATGCAACGTGTAGAAGGCAAAGTCTGCATCATCACCGGCGCCGCCAGCGGCATCGGTCGCGAAGACGCCCTGCTGCTGGCCCGTGAAGGCGCCAAGGTGGTGCTGACCGACCTCAACGAGGAAGCCGGCCGCCAGGTGGCCGCCGAAATCGGCGCCAACGCCCTGTTCATCCGTCACGACATCGCCAGCGAAAGCGACTGGCAGCACGTGGTGAAAACCACGGTCGAACACTTCGGCCGCCTCGACGTACTGGTCAACAACGCCGCCATCCTCGCCCTGGGCAGCATCGAAGACACCACCCTGGAACTGTGGCAGAAGGTGCAGAAAATCAACGGCGACGGCTACTTCCTGGGCTGCAAGTACGCGATCCAGGCGATGAAGGAAACCGGTGGCGGTTCGATCATCAACATGTCATCGGTGGCGGCGTTGGGCGCGATGCCGATGTTCTGCGCCTACTCGGCGTCCAAGGGCGCGGTGGCGGCGATGACCCGATCGATTGCCCTGCACTGCAAACAGCAGGGTTACCGCATCCGCTGCAACAGCGTGCACCCGGACGGCGTCAACACTCCGATGACCCAGGCCCTGGCCGGTGGTCAGGCGATCCCGCAGGAAGCGCTGGACCAGGACCCGATGAACCGCATGGCCGCGCCACGGGACATTGCCAACGTGGTGCTGTTCCTGGCCACGGATGAGTCGCGCTTCGTCAACGGCGCCGAGATCCGCGTCGACAACGCGCAGTTGATCAGCGGGCTCTGAGGTCGAGGTGAACATGGGCACGCAAGAACAGAACCTGACACCGGCCGAATCGTCGACGGGCAGCTATTCATTGCAAGTGAGCGCGGTGATCGACGAGACCGTCGACGCGCGTTCGCTGGTGCTGGATATTCCGCCGGCGCTGCGGGAACGCTTTCGCTACAAACCGGGCCAGTTCCTGAGTTTTCGCGTGCCCCTGGGCGGCAAACTGTTGACCCGCTGCTACTCCATGGCCAGCTCGCCGCTGGCGGACGCGCTGCCCAAGGTCACGGTCAAGCGGGTCGAGGGTGGCCGGGTGTCGAACTGGATGAACGACGTGCAGGCCGGCGACTGGCTGGAAGTGCTGCCACCGGCCGGGCATTTCTGCCTGGACGAGCGGCACTCGGCGGACACCGGCAAGCCGCTGGTGCTGTTCGGTGGTGGCTCCGGGATCACCCCGGTGTTTTCCATACTGAAGTCGGTGCTGCATGACAGCCGGCGACCGATCACCCTGATCTACGCCAACCGCGATGAAGCCTCGGTGATTTTCAAGGACGAGCTGCGGCAGTTGATCAAGGCGCATCCTGATCAACTGCACGTGGTGCATGTCCTGGATTCGGTGCAGGGTTTCCTCAACGACGCGCAGGTCCGTCATCTGCTGCGCGGCCTGGCCGGCGGTGAGTATTTCATCTGCGGGCCGGGGCCGTTCATGGACACGGTTGAGCGCACGTTGCTGGCACTCGGTGAAACACCGGAAAACATCCACGTCGAACGCTTCGTCTCCCCGCCCGACCCCGACGAGTTGCTGGCCGAAGAAGCCGTGGCCCGTGCCGCCGCCATGGACTCGCACTGCGAAGCGCTGATCGTCGAACTCGACGGCCAGCAACACGAAATCCCCTGCAAACCCGGCGACACCCTGCTGCAAAGCTGCAAGGCCGCCGGGCTGGATGTACCGTCGTCGTGCGAAGAAGGCTTTTGCGGCGCCTGCATGTGCGTGGTCCAGGAAGGCCAGACCGTGCTTGCGCGCAACGACGTCCTCAGCGCAAGAGAACTGGAAGAAGGCTGGACCCTGGCCTGCCAAAGCCGCCCGACCGGCGCCCGGGTACGCCTGAAATTCCCGGATTGAACCCCGTTGCCCATCTGATCGTTCCCACGCTCTGCGTGGGAATGCAGCCCGTGACGCTCCGCGTCACTGGACGCGGAGCGTCCTTTGAGGCATTCCCACGCAGAGCGTGGGAACGATCAATTGAGACCCTCCACCCTGTAGAGCGAGCATGCTCGCGATGGTCCCCAACGATAACGCTGGCAGCCTGAGACCCCGCGGTGTCCCGTCGTCCATCGCGAGCATGCTCGCTCCTACAGGGCTCTAGTCTCAACGGACGATCATCCCGGCCCGGTCTGCGGTTAGACTCGGCCCCAGCATTAGCCCCACAACAATAAAGAGGTGCAGTTATGGCTCGTTTGCAGAACAAGGTCGCGGTGGTTACCGGCGGCGCTTCGGGGATCGGCCTGGCCTGCGTGCGCCGTTTCGCCGACGAAGGCGCGCAAGTGATCGGCCTGGACATCGGCAGCGCGCCGGCGGATTTCCCCGGCCTGTTCATGACCCTGGATGTGCGCGACGAGGCACAGGTGCAGCAGGTCATGCAGGAAGTCGTCAGCCGCTTCGGGCGCATCGACGTGCTGGTCAATGCCGCCGGCGTGGCCGATCAGGGCAGCGTGACCCAGACCACCACCGCGAACTGGCAACGGGTGATGGACATCAACCTGACCGGCAGCATGCTCACCAGCAAATACGCCTTGGCACCGATGGTCGAGCAGCGCAGCGGATCGATCATCAACGTCGGTTCGATCTTCGGCCTGCAAGGTTGCGACGGCAACGTGGCGTACAACGTGTCCAAGGGCGGCATCAACCAGCTGACCCGATCGATGGCCATCGACTACGGCTACGCCAATATCCGCGTCAACGGCCTGTGCCCCGGCCTGATCGAAACACCGATGACCAGCATGGTCCGCGACAAAGACGCGTTCCACGCCTTCTTCGCCTCGCAGCACATGCTCAGCCGCTCCGGGCAACCGGAAGAAGTGGCCAACGTCGCGCTGTTCCTCGCGTCCGACGAAGCGTCCTTTGTCAGCGGCCAGATGATCGCCGTGGACGGTGGTTTCTCCGCCGGTCGCCGTTTCGCCCCGCCTGCCGCGTAACCCGTCATCCGGCCGGGCGCCCTGCCCGGCCCACTCCCTTTTCCATACTTGTCTTCAAACCGGGGAGGCCCCATGCCGCCTGTCGCTACCGCTCTGACCTTCGCTCAATTGTTCGCCAACACGGCCCAGACCTACGGCGACCACCCCGCCATCGAGGACGCCGGCCGCGTCATCAGTTACCGGGAACTCGACCAGCTGCGTCGGCAAGCCGCCCGCGCCCTGCTGGCGCTGGACGTCCAGGTCGGCGACCGGGTGGCGATCTGGGCGCCCAACGTATGGGAATGGATCGTCGCTGCCGGAGCGCTGCAGAGCGTCGGCGCGGCGCTGGTGCCGCTCAATACCCGCATGAAGGGCAGCGAGGCCGGCTTCATCCTGCGCGAGAGCGGCGCCTGTGTGCTGTTCACCATTGGCGAATTCCTCGGCGTGGACTATCCCGGCATGCTGGTGGCCGAAGACCTGCCAAACCTGCGCCACATCGTCAGCCTGCGCAGTGCGGGAGCGGGCACCCTGAGCTGGGAGCGGTTCATGGACCTGGCCACCGACGTGCCGCAACTGGCCCTGCGCAGCCGCGAGCAGAGCGTCGGCCCGCAAACTCTGTCCGATGTGTTGTTCACCTCGGGCACCACCGGCAAACCCAAGGGCGTGATGACCAGTCACGGCCAGAACCTGCGCATCGTGCGCGACTGGAGCGAGATCGTCGGCCTGCGTGAAGGCGACCGCTACCTGATCGTCAACCCGTTCTTCCATTCCTTCGGCTACAAGGCTGGCTGGCTGGCGGCGCTGATGCGCGGCTGCACGATCCTGCCGCAGCAGGTGTTCGATGTGCAGGCGGTGCTCGAATGCGTGCAGCACGAACGCATCACGGTACTGCCCGGACCGCCGACGCTGTATCAGTCTTTGCTGGCCCATCCGCAGCGTGATGATTTCGACTTGAGTTCCTTGCGGGTGGCGGTGACCGGCGCGGCGGCCATCCCGGTGGAAATGATCCAGCGCATGGGCGACGAACTGGGCTTCGGCACCATCGTCACCGCCTATGGCCTCACCGAGGTCTGCGGTTTCGCCACGATTTGCCGTTCCGGTGATAGTGCGCAAACGGTCGCCAACACCAGCGGCCGGGCGATGCCGGGGGTGGAAGTTCGTTGCGTCGGCAGCAACGGCCGCTCTCAGCCCGCCAATGTCCCCGGTGAAATCCAGGTGCGCGGCTACAACCTGATGCAGGGCTACTTCAACAATCCCCAGGCCAGCCAGGAAGTACTCGACGCTGACGGCTGGCTGCACACCGGTGATATCGGCCTGCTCGATGAACAGGGATACCTGCGCATCACCGACCGTCTCAAGGACATGTTCATCACCGGTGGCTTCAACGTGTACCCGGCGGAAATCGAGCAGTGCCTGTTGACCTATCCGGGTGTTGCCCAGGCGGCGGTGATCGGCATTCCCGACGAGCGCATGGGCGAAGTGGCCATGGCCTTCCTGCTGCCGGCACCGGGCATCGAAATCGAACAGACCCGCTTCCTCGCCTGGTGCCGGGAGCAGATGGCCAACTACAAGGTGCCGCGTCGGGTGCAGGTGCTGGACAGCATGCCGCTGAACGCGGCGGGTAAGGTCACCAAGAATGTGTTGCGCGAGTGGGCGCTGATGCCCGCCGGCTAACCGCGTTTCTGTAGGAGCGAGCCTGCTCGCGATGGCGTCAGATCAGTCAGCATTGCTGTGGCTGACACTCCGCTATCGCGAGCAGGCTCGCTCCTACAGGGGGTTGGTGTGTGGGGCTTGAATCAGACCACCCGCGCCGGATGCTGCCGACGTGGCTCGCCAAGCAAGGCGCGATGGGACGGTGGCTGGCGGCCTTCGGCTTCGCTGATGCCATAGCCGCGGGCGATCTCGGCGGTGATCAGGGTTTGCCCCGAGAGCGTCATCAACTGCGGATCATTGAGCAACGCGTGAATCACCCGGCCATTGAACTGCGGGGTCTCGGCATCGGCCAGGAACGCCTGGTACTGCTCACCATGCTGCTCACCGGCGATCTTCGTACGCTCGGTCATTTGCGGCCCCAGCCACAACGACAACGCCGCCACGCCCTGCCCTTCGAAATCCACCGCCATGTCCGCCGCCAGCTTGTCGACCCCGGCCTTCTGCGCGCCGTACGCCGGCCCGTGCATGTAGCAGACGGCACCGAAGGACGAGGTAAAACAGATCAGCCCTTGCCCGCTGCGCAACAGCAACGGCGCCGCGTGATAGCTGGCGATGTACGCCGAACGCAGGCCGACATCAATAATCCCCACCAGCCCCAGCGGCTTGGCCCAGAACGGGCCGGGCTCGATCAGTTGGTCATGGATGAACGCCGCGTTGTTCACCAACAGGTCCAGACGCCCGCATTCCCGCTCGACCCGGTCGAACAAGGCACGCACCTGAGCATCATCAGCATGGTCGCAAACCACCGCGACACCCCGCCCACCGGCCGCTGTAATTGCAGCCGCCGTGTCCTCCAGCGAACCGCGCAAGGCATGCCCATACAAATTCGATCCACCCTGCTCCGGGGCACGACCGGTGACATACACCGTCATGCCCGCCGCGCCCAACGCCAGGGCAATGCCCCGGCCGACCCCACGACTGGCGCCCGTCACCACCGCCACTTGTTGACCGTTCATTCGACGCTCCCGAACAAGGTTTTCGCCGAAGCGGTTTCGCTCTGGCCTTTGATGTGATTGGCCGCCAGATAGCCAAAAGTCATGGCCGGACCGATGGTCGAACCGGCGCCCGGATAGGTGCGACCCATCATCGACGCGGCGCTGTTGCCAATGGCGTACAGGCCCTCGATCGGCTGGCCGTCTTCATGCAGCACACGAGCATGCACGTCGGTGAGCAAACCACCCTTGGTGCCGATGTCCCCGGCGTCGATGCGCACGGCATAGAACGGACCCTTGAGCAACGGTGCCAGGCACGGGTTGGGCTGCACGTTCGGGTCGCCGTAATAGCGATCGAACAGCGACTCGCCCTTGTGAAAGTCCTCATCGACGCCCCGCACTGCCATGCCGTTGAAACGCTGCACGGTGCGCGTGAGCCCTGCGGCATCGACGCCAATTGTCTGCGCCAGTTCTTCAAGGCTATCGGCCTTGTGGAAGTAATCGCGCAGGTGCTCGGGCAACTGCCAATCGCGCTGGGCATAACCCGGCAGCAATGCGCCGCAGGGGTATTTGCGGCGGAACTCGGCGTCGAACACCATCCAGCACGGCACACTCGCGGCACCGTCATGATTGTTGGCGTACATGGCGTAGACGATATCTGTGTAGGGCGCGGCTTCATTGACGAAACGCTCCCCCGCCGCGTTGACCATCACGCAGCCCGGAAGCGTGCGCTCAACAAACAGGGCCCGCTGTTTTTCCTCACCGCGCACGTGGGTGGTGGGCGCCCACCAGCTGTGTTCCATCAGCGCGGTTTGGGCACCGATGGCCTGGCCTGCGCGAATGCCATCGCCGGTGTTGTGCGGCGGGGTGGCACTCCAGGTGGCTTGCGATGGCTGCGGCAGGTATTGCTCGCGCATCGCCTGGTTACGCTCGAAACCACCGGCAGCGATGATCACGCCGTAGCGTGCCTTGACGTTGAGCATCTGCCCGTTTCGATTGACCCGCGCACCGCCGACCCGATCGCCGACCAGCAGCAGCTCTTCCAGCGCACAGTTCAACCACAGCGACTTGCCGCGATCCTGCAACGAACAGCGCAAGGCGCCGATCAAGGCATTGCCCAGCGTCAAGTAGCGGTCACGCTTCGACAGGCGCCGGCCCGCCCGGTCGCGCCAGTAGCGCCACATCACCCGCAGGGTCAGGCGCAGCCAGCCGGGACCACGGCACAGCAGCACCTGCGCCTCTTTCATGGTCATCGCCATGCGCCCCATCATCAGGGTGCCGGGGGATGGCGGGCGCATGCGCAGGAATTCTTCACCGAGTTCGGCGGCGTCGAAGGGTTGCGGGTCCATGGAGCGATAACCCGGTTTGCCGCCCTCGACTTCCGGGTAGTAGTCGGCGTAACGCGGCTGTGCCTCGAAGCGCACGCGAGTGTGGCGTTCGAGGTATTCGACCATTTTCCGGCCATGCTCGACGTAGACCTCGATGCGTCCGTCATCGATTTCGCCATGGGTCACGGCGCGGATATAGGCAATCGCTTCGGCCGCCGAATCGCTGCCACCGAGGGCCTTGATCCGGTGATTGTCGGGAATCCAGATCCCACCGCCGGACACCGCCGAGGTGCCGCCGTACTCGCCGCTTTTCTCGATCAGCAGCGCATTCAGGCCCAGGTCGTGGGCACGCAACGCGGCGGTCATGCCCCCTGCTCCCGAGCCGACCACCAGCACATCACAACATTCGTCCCACTTGATCCCGGCAGCGTTCATGCGATCACCCTTGTTCAGCGCCCATCAGGCAGAAACCGCCGCTGCCGGGTCTTCGCCCGGTGCAGTCGGTCTCGGGATTGTTCGCCGCCCGCGCCGGGGGATCATCGTCCGATGGGACTAAGCAAGGCTGCTTGACACCCCTACCCCTGTGGGAGCTGGCTTGCCAGCGATGGCGGCCTGGCAGCCGACCATGCGCTTTCAGGTGTACATATCCATTTCTTTGGTAACGGCCACTTAAGGTTCCGCCCTTACGGCGGGTTACTTGGAAAAGCGCCAAGTAACCAAGCGCTTTTATCCCCTGACGTACGGCCCTTCGCTTAGGCTCAGGGTTCCCTCGCTCCGGTATTCATCCGGGGGCATCGCCTCCGGTTTGCTGCGCTGCACCTCCTCTCGATGTGTGCGGCTTCGCCGCACGGCGCTACGCGCCTACCCCCCGGATGAACACCTCCACTCGGCCTTCCGACGGGGCAGATCAAAATCAAGATCAAAAGCCAAAGCAGATCGCGGTCCCCTGTAGGAGCGAGCCTGCTCGCGATGGACGCCAGAACACCGCGGGGTGTCAGGCTGCCAGCGTTATCGTTGACGAACATCGCGAGCAGGCTCGCTCCTACAGGGGATTGGGGTACATCTGGAAGACATTGGTCGGCTGTCAGGCCGCCATCGCGGGCAAGCCTTGCTCCTACAGGGGACGGTGTACACCTGACCCGCTCTTCACCACTCAACAGGCCGAGCGTTAGCTCGCCTGCCGCTTTTGATCTTGATCCACCCGCCCCTTCGGGAGGCTGAGTGGAGGCGTTTATCCGGGGGTAAGGCGCGTAGCGCCGTGCGGCGCAGCCGCACACATCGAGAGGAGGTGCAGCGAAGCAAACCGGAGGCGATGCCCCCGGATGAATGCCGGAGCGAAGGAACCCCGAGCCTTGGCGAGGGGCCGGACGCCGGGGCGAGCCTTTTTTTGCTTATCTTTTTTTTGGCGTTTGAAAAAAAAGTAAGTCGCCGTAGGGGCGAAACCGCCAGCCGCCGTTACCGAAGAAATGGATATACACACAACCCAACCCCAGCCTGGTCGGCCCAAAGGCCGCCAAGACCCAGCACAAATCGCTTAGTCCGCTTGGACGATGTTGCGCGCAAGTCGTGACTCCATAGTCGCCCCCAGCACCCAATCACCCCAGAAATGCAGGTCGGGAATGTCCCGGCCTGGGCATGAGGACGACATGATAAAAACAATAATCGCCCCACAATCGCTGCACCCGCGCACCCGGCTGGCCCTGCTGTTGCTGGCAGGCGGGTTGAGCACCCAGGTCAACGCCATGAAGTTCCAACCCAGCGATGACCTGAGCGTAGACTGGGACACCACGCTGACCTACAGCCTGGCGTGGCGGACCGAGTCTCGCGATCACAAGCTGTCGGGCATTAACAATCCCAATGGCAACGACGGCGACAACGCCTTCGACCGCAACAGCCTGA
This genomic interval from Pseudomonas putida contains the following:
- a CDS encoding flavin-dependent monooxygenase; this encodes MLNQDLIRQRLSQRARELVPILRERALSAAQAGVLPEETLKDFHDAGFFRILQPSRWEGYELEPKDFFDVQMTLAEGCMSSAWVLGVVAIHNWQLALFDDRAAQDVWGDDSSVLISSSYMPVGKVERVEGGFKLSGRWGFSSGSKHCEWVFLGALVPPEEAGGAPDYRTFLVPRADYRIVDNWNVMGLEATGSHDIVVENAFVPEYRTHRALDGFMQNSPGNAVNTAPLFRLPFGQIFVRAVSSSAIGALQGAVDQFVEHNRARVGVNDGRKMVQDPAAQAALASAMVCVDECKTVLHRNFALMLERAQKDQPLSMPERVKMRYDSALVADKCAKAVGELMFNSGASTIFRSHPINRAFRDIHTGRAHVANSPAKYAWNLGGVSMGQDSSDFFL
- a CDS encoding flavin reductase family protein; amino-acid sequence: MNDINLKADMLQAMRRLAKSVTIISTSNGSERFAMAATAVDSLSTEPPSLLICVNKTASPHAALATGADFCVNILGVEQQDLAHLCSGAIKGEARFDRGNWLTSPGGIPYLGDAQSAILCRQDGHFSYGTHTVFIGRILQIHTSEQITPLVYLDGNYTTTAKPTPSFAVAG
- a CDS encoding FAD-binding protein, with the translated sequence MKGVTGLTALRVTNADQVSWNDRCDLLIVGFGGAGACAAIEANSRGLAVLAVDRFEGGGATALSGGVVYAGGGTPYQRQAGYEDTSQAMFDYLRQEVGDAVSPETLKDFCAGSTEQLAWLERQGAAFEASVPPHKTSYPSDQYYLYYSGNEAVPAYAAHAKPAPRGHRTKGSGMSGASLFAALKGSALRQGARLRSQCEVRRLVLDLNDRVIGVEAWQLPAGSAAAKQHARLSRWASAIHMYAPALADRLRARQLRIEQHSAERLLIRAEQAVLLSSGGFIFNRELVRQHAPQYLAGLPLGATGCNGSGIALGQSAGGGVARMDKISAWRFINPPLAWARGLIVNARGERYANEEIYGATLGHAMVEEQNGRAILILNRALVKEALRQVGPGKVWNFQRLPVLLNLLFNAKRSSSLAGLAKRCNLPPELLRQSVERYSRAARGEVADEFGKSAAMLANLEQGPWYALDLSFASKLFPCPVITLGGLKVCEGSGRVLDHAGQPIAGLYSAGRNAVGVASNLYVSGLSLADCIYSGRRAAAHVANQAALQTTRSGEQQCNV
- a CDS encoding glucose 1-dehydrogenase; the encoded protein is MQRVEGKVCIITGAASGIGREDALLLAREGAKVVLTDLNEEAGRQVAAEIGANALFIRHDIASESDWQHVVKTTVEHFGRLDVLVNNAAILALGSIEDTTLELWQKVQKINGDGYFLGCKYAIQAMKETGGGSIINMSSVAALGAMPMFCAYSASKGAVAAMTRSIALHCKQQGYRIRCNSVHPDGVNTPMTQALAGGQAIPQEALDQDPMNRMAAPRDIANVVLFLATDESRFVNGAEIRVDNAQLISGL
- a CDS encoding ferredoxin--NADP reductase; translation: MGTQEQNLTPAESSTGSYSLQVSAVIDETVDARSLVLDIPPALRERFRYKPGQFLSFRVPLGGKLLTRCYSMASSPLADALPKVTVKRVEGGRVSNWMNDVQAGDWLEVLPPAGHFCLDERHSADTGKPLVLFGGGSGITPVFSILKSVLHDSRRPITLIYANRDEASVIFKDELRQLIKAHPDQLHVVHVLDSVQGFLNDAQVRHLLRGLAGGEYFICGPGPFMDTVERTLLALGETPENIHVERFVSPPDPDELLAEEAVARAAAMDSHCEALIVELDGQQHEIPCKPGDTLLQSCKAAGLDVPSSCEEGFCGACMCVVQEGQTVLARNDVLSARELEEGWTLACQSRPTGARVRLKFPD
- a CDS encoding SDR family NAD(P)-dependent oxidoreductase, which translates into the protein MARLQNKVAVVTGGASGIGLACVRRFADEGAQVIGLDIGSAPADFPGLFMTLDVRDEAQVQQVMQEVVSRFGRIDVLVNAAGVADQGSVTQTTTANWQRVMDINLTGSMLTSKYALAPMVEQRSGSIINVGSIFGLQGCDGNVAYNVSKGGINQLTRSMAIDYGYANIRVNGLCPGLIETPMTSMVRDKDAFHAFFASQHMLSRSGQPEEVANVALFLASDEASFVSGQMIAVDGGFSAGRRFAPPAA
- a CDS encoding FadD3 family acyl-CoA ligase yields the protein MPPVATALTFAQLFANTAQTYGDHPAIEDAGRVISYRELDQLRRQAARALLALDVQVGDRVAIWAPNVWEWIVAAGALQSVGAALVPLNTRMKGSEAGFILRESGACVLFTIGEFLGVDYPGMLVAEDLPNLRHIVSLRSAGAGTLSWERFMDLATDVPQLALRSREQSVGPQTLSDVLFTSGTTGKPKGVMTSHGQNLRIVRDWSEIVGLREGDRYLIVNPFFHSFGYKAGWLAALMRGCTILPQQVFDVQAVLECVQHERITVLPGPPTLYQSLLAHPQRDDFDLSSLRVAVTGAAAIPVEMIQRMGDELGFGTIVTAYGLTEVCGFATICRSGDSAQTVANTSGRAMPGVEVRCVGSNGRSQPANVPGEIQVRGYNLMQGYFNNPQASQEVLDADGWLHTGDIGLLDEQGYLRITDRLKDMFITGGFNVYPAEIEQCLLTYPGVAQAAVIGIPDERMGEVAMAFLLPAPGIEIEQTRFLAWCREQMANYKVPRRVQVLDSMPLNAAGKVTKNVLREWALMPAG